In Nocardia sputorum, a single genomic region encodes these proteins:
- the eccB gene encoding type VII secretion protein EccB, translated as MARFRVVTKHQISGWRFLLRRIEHALVRRDASMIDDPQRGRSTALSIGIALACVIIAGAAVLAFFKPAKKVGDSKIVAEKDTGALFVRLNNRLFPALNLTSARLIVGSPDNPVQVSRDELSKYPRGPWVGIPGAPGSIVDNNEKDSSWTVCDTARTGAAAPVNPATGLPTVSRSAVRTTAIGGPLTIDGDANRPLGDGEARLLRDDTTTWLVYADAEKGVVRAAIDLANTAVAMALGIDSTAPVMAASKGLVNAIPEAPPLRVPDVPGKGETISLNNGFTTPVGSVVTVSTPDQGVSYYLVSQSGLVRISSVLAAMVRNADAQGSVTTRTVGPNVIAANLRPGQWPGTATYPTRPIRLVDPERSGVTCLHWSRSGNDPNATTELLVGRQLPLTQDEQGRAVDLVTSSASRGTTADAAYLPRDTGRFVQVTGAEPGSPLRESLYWVSDSGVRYGIITDPNGGGTDPTLTALGMRTPVPAPWSIISLFAVGPALSQKEARIQHDGIPNNKIVAGLGGTQ; from the coding sequence GTGGCGCGCTTCCGGGTTGTGACCAAACACCAGATTTCCGGCTGGCGTTTTCTGCTGCGACGGATCGAGCACGCGCTGGTCCGCCGAGACGCGTCGATGATCGATGACCCACAGCGCGGTCGTTCGACCGCGCTGTCCATCGGCATCGCGCTCGCCTGCGTGATCATCGCGGGCGCCGCCGTGCTGGCGTTCTTCAAACCCGCCAAGAAAGTGGGAGATTCGAAGATCGTCGCGGAGAAGGACACCGGGGCGCTGTTCGTGCGCCTGAACAACCGGCTGTTCCCCGCGCTGAACCTGACGTCGGCTCGGCTCATCGTCGGTTCCCCCGACAATCCGGTGCAGGTGTCCCGGGACGAGCTGTCGAAATATCCGCGTGGGCCGTGGGTCGGCATTCCCGGTGCGCCCGGCAGCATCGTCGACAACAACGAGAAGGATTCCTCGTGGACGGTGTGCGATACGGCGCGCACGGGTGCGGCGGCGCCGGTGAACCCGGCGACCGGTCTGCCGACCGTGAGTCGCTCCGCGGTGCGGACGACGGCGATCGGCGGCCCGCTCACCATCGACGGCGACGCCAACCGCCCGCTGGGTGACGGCGAGGCCCGCCTGCTACGCGACGACACCACGACCTGGCTGGTGTACGCGGACGCCGAGAAAGGTGTGGTGCGCGCCGCGATCGATCTCGCGAACACCGCGGTGGCCATGGCGCTCGGCATCGACTCGACCGCTCCGGTGATGGCGGCCTCCAAGGGCTTGGTCAACGCGATTCCCGAAGCGCCGCCGCTCCGGGTCCCCGACGTGCCGGGCAAGGGCGAGACCATCTCGCTCAACAACGGCTTCACCACACCGGTCGGGTCGGTGGTCACCGTGTCGACACCGGATCAGGGCGTCTCGTACTACCTCGTCTCCCAGTCCGGGCTGGTGCGGATCAGTTCGGTGCTGGCGGCGATGGTCCGCAATGCGGACGCCCAAGGCTCGGTGACCACTCGCACCGTAGGACCCAACGTGATCGCGGCGAATCTACGCCCTGGACAGTGGCCCGGCACCGCGACCTACCCGACCCGTCCCATTCGCCTGGTCGACCCGGAACGGTCCGGCGTCACCTGCTTGCACTGGTCGCGCTCCGGGAACGATCCGAACGCGACCACCGAACTGCTGGTGGGCAGGCAGTTGCCGCTCACGCAGGACGAGCAGGGCCGCGCGGTCGATCTGGTGACCTCCTCCGCTTCGCGCGGCACCACCGCGGACGCGGCGTACCTGCCGAGGGACACCGGGCGTTTCGTGCAGGTGACCGGCGCCGAACCGGGATCGCCGCTGCGCGAATCGCTCTACTGGGTCTCCGACAGCGGGGTGCGCTACGGCATCATCACCGATCCGAACGGCGGGGGCACCGATCCCACCCTGACCGCGCTCGGGATGCGTACACCGGTTCCCGCGCCGTGGAGCATCATCTCGCTGTTCGCGGTCGGGCCCGCCCTGTCCCAGAAGGAAGCTCGCATCCAACACGACGGAATCCCGAACAACAAGATCGTCGCCGGGCTCGGTGGTACGCAGTGA
- the eccA gene encoding type VII secretion AAA-ATPase EccA, with amino-acid sequence MSAAEDAFYTGVQNLGLVAGGVRNDQHAAAAFRAATDLDPDMCDAWLGRAMAGEVTSEVIYGAYRSVHNLYRDQQRAGLVDRALWCQVEIGMYGLRVAMADRDQIAIAQACSYAEGGEWQEAAAILDEVPRDDVSDFVRMSLYFRTKQWPEVLALRNARPVLEDGLLDIAAELMTAQSLAHLGRFGEAMPRAQRIVEDSSSGSLSYIWADAHFLLGMLMRHNGDHDAADKVLKGLQGSALWPDREEWQRAVRDKAYRFEVVTAELIASRTNRWDPKTGDDPREAAASAARAERESLLAEASDLLQAQIGMDSVKEQVDRLKSGVLMDQVRAKRGLAVDSKSQHLIFSGPPGTGKTTIARVIAKIFAGLGVVENAEVIEVSRNDMVGTHLGHTAPKTNALIDSALGGVLFIDEAYTLIQEGLSGGDAFGKEAVDTLLARMENDRDKLVVIIAGYEDQIDRFLASNDGLASRFTKRIRFASYDADELVQIAEHIARKKDSILSEQAREVLRLRCEELAGQTKNGRRLIDLAGNGRFVRNVVEAAEAERDYRFTRENADIAAMSDEELMTIDAFDVTAALEGLAPSTRV; translated from the coding sequence GTGTCAGCGGCCGAGGACGCGTTCTACACGGGTGTTCAGAATCTTGGGTTGGTCGCGGGTGGCGTGCGCAACGACCAGCACGCGGCGGCGGCGTTTCGGGCTGCCACCGATCTCGACCCGGACATGTGCGATGCCTGGCTCGGGCGTGCCATGGCCGGGGAGGTCACCTCGGAGGTGATCTACGGCGCCTACCGCTCGGTGCACAACCTCTACCGCGACCAGCAGCGGGCGGGTCTGGTCGACCGGGCCCTGTGGTGCCAGGTCGAGATCGGCATGTACGGCCTGCGCGTCGCGATGGCCGATCGCGATCAGATCGCCATCGCACAGGCGTGCTCGTACGCCGAAGGCGGTGAGTGGCAGGAAGCCGCGGCGATACTCGACGAGGTCCCGCGCGACGACGTCTCCGATTTCGTGCGCATGTCGCTGTATTTCCGGACGAAGCAATGGCCGGAGGTGCTCGCGTTGCGCAACGCGCGGCCGGTGCTGGAGGACGGCCTGCTGGACATCGCCGCGGAGCTGATGACCGCGCAGTCGCTGGCGCACCTGGGCCGCTTCGGCGAAGCCATGCCGCGCGCGCAGCGAATCGTGGAGGACAGCTCCTCGGGCAGTCTGTCCTACATCTGGGCCGATGCGCACTTCCTGCTCGGCATGCTGATGCGGCACAACGGTGATCACGACGCCGCCGACAAGGTTCTCAAAGGGCTGCAGGGCTCGGCCCTCTGGCCGGACCGCGAGGAATGGCAGCGCGCGGTGCGCGATAAAGCGTACCGATTCGAGGTCGTCACCGCGGAACTCATCGCCTCCCGGACGAACAGGTGGGATCCCAAGACGGGCGACGATCCGCGCGAGGCGGCTGCCAGCGCGGCGCGCGCGGAGCGCGAGAGTCTCCTCGCGGAAGCCTCCGATCTGCTGCAGGCGCAGATCGGCATGGATTCGGTCAAGGAGCAGGTCGACCGGCTCAAGTCCGGCGTGCTGATGGACCAGGTGCGCGCCAAGCGCGGGCTCGCCGTGGATTCGAAGTCGCAGCACCTGATCTTCTCCGGCCCGCCCGGCACCGGTAAGACGACCATCGCCCGGGTGATCGCCAAGATCTTCGCCGGCCTGGGTGTCGTGGAGAACGCCGAGGTCATCGAGGTCTCCCGCAACGACATGGTCGGCACCCACCTGGGCCATACGGCGCCCAAGACCAACGCGCTGATCGACTCGGCGCTCGGCGGGGTGCTGTTCATCGACGAGGCGTACACGCTGATCCAGGAAGGCCTTTCCGGCGGGGACGCGTTCGGCAAGGAGGCGGTCGACACGCTGCTGGCTCGCATGGAGAACGATCGCGACAAGCTCGTCGTGATCATCGCGGGATACGAGGACCAGATCGACCGGTTCCTGGCGTCCAACGACGGCCTCGCCTCCCGTTTCACCAAGCGCATCCGTTTCGCCAGTTACGACGCCGACGAACTGGTGCAGATCGCCGAACACATCGCGCGGAAGAAGGACTCGATCCTGTCCGAGCAGGCGCGGGAGGTGTTGCGCCTGAGGTGCGAGGAGCTGGCGGGACAGACCAAGAACGGCAGGCGGCTGATCGATCTGGCCGGCAACGGCCGTTTCGTGCGCAACGTGGTCGAGGCCGCCGAAGCCGAGCGTGATTATCGCTTCACCAGGGAGAACGCCGATATCGCCGCGATGAGCGACGAGGAGCTCATGACGATCGACGCGTTCGACGTCACCGCGGCGCTGGAGGGTTTGGCGCCGAGCACGCGGGTGTGA
- a CDS encoding C40 family peptidase, with product MAPALTNDLDGVLRSLLALYGDGQPAGQAATTTQALAADLRPQSGAVALQRYGEAHGMQMSIAESHAGKDSIVGKAVGESGDGTVNGRGRLNNHIADFQSRIQAIASVADTRFSGPALLDAAQTTISNATKQVDADVAAARQQAAQIMPPATPATRQARHGTAPRRRRRTRSRSSSSSRLRRKSAVRSDGTRGGNAVLAASNWLGTPYVWGGGGAGGPSGGGFDCSGLTQYAIAQASNGEVVLPRTTYEQIYSGVRVHPDDVRPGDLVFPGSSFSTRGPEHVQLAAGNGMVIEAPYTGSTVKWSRMDSNSVVVRVL from the coding sequence ATGGCACCGGCACTGACGAACGACCTGGACGGAGTACTCCGATCGCTGCTCGCGCTGTACGGCGACGGCCAGCCCGCCGGCCAGGCGGCGACCACCACCCAGGCTCTCGCCGCCGATCTGCGTCCCCAGTCCGGGGCGGTGGCGCTACAACGGTACGGCGAGGCGCACGGCATGCAGATGTCGATCGCGGAATCCCATGCGGGCAAGGACAGCATCGTCGGCAAAGCCGTGGGCGAGTCCGGTGATGGAACGGTCAACGGCCGCGGTCGTCTGAACAACCACATCGCGGATTTCCAGAGCCGGATACAGGCGATCGCTTCGGTGGCCGACACCCGCTTCAGCGGGCCCGCGCTGCTGGATGCCGCACAGACCACCATCTCGAATGCCACCAAACAGGTCGACGCCGATGTCGCCGCCGCACGGCAGCAGGCCGCGCAGATCATGCCGCCCGCGACGCCGGCGACCCGGCAGGCCAGGCACGGTACGGCGCCACGCAGGCGGCGACGGACGCGCTCCAGGTCCAGCTCCTCGTCCCGGCTGCGCCGCAAGAGCGCCGTGCGCTCGGACGGGACCAGGGGCGGCAACGCGGTGCTGGCCGCGAGCAACTGGCTCGGCACCCCCTACGTGTGGGGCGGTGGCGGCGCGGGCGGTCCGAGCGGCGGCGGATTCGACTGCTCGGGTCTCACGCAGTACGCCATCGCCCAGGCGAGCAACGGCGAAGTGGTGCTGCCCCGGACCACATACGAGCAGATCTACAGCGGGGTCCGGGTGCACCCCGACGACGTACGTCCCGGCGACCTGGTGTTTCCAGGCTCCTCCTTCAGCACCAGAGGGCCGGAGCACGTGCAGCTGGCCGCGGGCAACGGCATGGTCATCGAGGCGCCCTACACTGGTTCGACGGTGAAGTGGTCGCGCATGGACAGCAACTCCGTCGTCGTGCGGGTGCTGTGA
- a CDS encoding type VII secretion target — MPNSMEIDPAVLRQLADQHSRVAADTREWAKPPTDWLANFLPTYGKIAYPVYEALERYYDARQRAGEALASEHDRTAESLRASADAYEQSDDDFAQYIRQVAGLTDQPSPVPGSSPDPLGTDRPTTPSVSTPGSSPDAGPVTAGPASSGRDSAAPDATQTDPLAASQGKPGEASPTGAGVPGATAASTDPVSTNGTGTPNATGTTTPGGPSSTGVTAPSAAGMPPAGVGPLNGAPDDRGATQPPTGATGRSDLPPMPMPVASPFAAAVASAKDKEAEPAYVVGGQVNDDLVLARTLLGSVLAAVDSPVGMAWAVSVMRGPGGTGVFITSNEGRGWLPAGLFLPREVSTPWNWDELLAADDGAGSPWEGVTDPARVLAEFGLAWGAKANASLSALVSSGPIDPGLRNRFGEAAMEGLVAPSYDVDLREFTPDTADRLGLAGSIAGLEQVSSVPDAQVRSRCVELALDAHGQVGRSGPAPVEAATSRRVRERILAELQAGRPVPRELWDELRDADDLLAASMLGQRVDVGRVEIGQLRLEGASPLRSMVFERRCNELVLLLANETSRQTLRDAVYAHEQVTLHPQFVSTPAPVSTAVQPERVAPPAVVPSVTAPEVAGGPPPTVVAAPSTPPPVAPPEQS; from the coding sequence ATGCCGAACAGCATGGAAATCGACCCTGCGGTTTTGCGTCAGCTGGCCGACCAACACAGTCGGGTCGCCGCCGACACCAGGGAATGGGCCAAACCGCCGACGGATTGGCTGGCGAACTTCCTGCCCACCTACGGCAAGATCGCCTACCCGGTCTATGAAGCGCTGGAGCGATACTACGACGCACGGCAGCGCGCGGGCGAGGCGCTGGCCAGTGAACACGATCGCACCGCGGAGTCGTTGCGTGCGTCCGCGGACGCCTACGAGCAATCCGACGACGATTTCGCCCAGTACATCCGGCAGGTGGCCGGCCTCACCGATCAACCGTCTCCGGTGCCGGGAAGCTCGCCCGATCCGCTCGGCACGGACCGCCCCACGACACCGTCCGTGTCCACGCCCGGTTCGTCGCCCGATGCCGGCCCGGTGACGGCCGGTCCCGCTTCCTCCGGTCGCGATTCGGCCGCCCCCGACGCCACGCAGACCGACCCGCTCGCCGCTTCGCAAGGCAAACCCGGCGAGGCGTCCCCGACCGGAGCGGGCGTGCCCGGCGCGACCGCCGCGTCGACGGACCCGGTGAGCACCAACGGCACCGGCACGCCGAACGCGACGGGAACGACGACACCGGGTGGCCCGTCGAGCACCGGCGTGACAGCGCCGTCGGCGGCCGGCATGCCGCCCGCCGGGGTCGGCCCGCTCAACGGGGCCCCGGACGATCGAGGCGCCACGCAGCCGCCCACCGGCGCGACGGGCCGGTCGGACCTGCCGCCCATGCCGATGCCGGTGGCGAGCCCGTTCGCCGCCGCCGTGGCGTCGGCGAAGGACAAGGAGGCCGAACCCGCGTACGTGGTGGGCGGCCAGGTGAACGACGATCTCGTGCTGGCCAGGACGCTGCTCGGGAGCGTGCTCGCCGCGGTGGACTCCCCGGTGGGCATGGCCTGGGCCGTCTCGGTGATGCGGGGTCCCGGTGGAACGGGTGTCTTCATCACGTCGAACGAAGGACGCGGGTGGTTGCCCGCCGGATTGTTCCTGCCACGTGAGGTTTCCACGCCGTGGAACTGGGACGAGTTGCTCGCCGCCGACGACGGCGCCGGATCGCCGTGGGAAGGAGTCACCGATCCGGCCCGGGTTCTGGCGGAATTCGGGTTGGCCTGGGGTGCGAAGGCGAACGCGAGTCTGTCTGCCCTCGTGTCCTCCGGCCCGATCGATCCGGGGTTGCGCAACCGCTTCGGTGAAGCCGCGATGGAGGGGCTCGTCGCTCCGTCCTATGACGTCGATCTGCGCGAGTTCACCCCGGATACGGCCGACCGGCTCGGCCTTGCCGGTTCGATCGCCGGCCTGGAACAAGTCTCGTCGGTACCCGACGCGCAGGTGCGATCGCGGTGCGTGGAACTGGCCCTCGACGCCCACGGGCAGGTCGGGCGCTCCGGACCGGCGCCCGTCGAAGCCGCGACTTCGCGCCGGGTCCGGGAACGGATTCTCGCCGAGCTGCAAGCCGGAAGGCCGGTGCCGCGCGAGCTGTGGGACGAACTGCGGGACGCCGACGATCTCCTGGCGGCCTCGATGCTGGGGCAGCGGGTCGACGTGGGCCGGGTGGAGATCGGGCAGCTGCGGCTGGAAGGGGCATCCCCCTTGCGTAGCATGGTTTTCGAGCGGCGTTGCAACGAATTGGTGCTGCTGCTGGCGAACGAGACGAGCAGGCAGACCCTGCGCGACGCCGTCTACGCCCACGAACAGGTCACGCTGCATCCACAGTTCGTCTCGACGCCGGCGCCGGTGTCCACCGCCGTGCAGCCCGAGCGTGTCGCCCCGCCCGCAGTGGTTCCTTCGGTCACCGCGCCGGAGGTCGCCGGAGGACCGCCGCCCACCGTCGTGGCCGCGCCTTCGACCCCGCCGCCGGTGGCGCCTCCGGAGCAGTCGTGA